In one Pseudomonas sp. SCA2728.1_7 genomic region, the following are encoded:
- a CDS encoding biotin-independent malonate decarboxylase subunit beta — MTDSAALLNKHSFVELGARQRAKALLDAGSFRELLDPFQRVMSPWLERQGVVPQADDGVVIAKGSLDGLPVVVAAIEGAFQGGSLGEVGGAKIAGALELAAEDNRKGIPTRAVLLLETGGVRLQEANLGLAAIADIHAAIVDLQQYQPVVGVVAGSVGCFGGMSIAAALCSYLLVTQEARLGLNGPQVIEQEAGIEEYDSRDRPFIWSLTGGEQRFASGLVDRYVADDVAKIRQQVGELLQQGLPAQPRSQRADWFLQRLSSLNTDPQIEPSVVRDLYQGERS; from the coding sequence ATGACTGACAGCGCAGCGCTTTTGAACAAACACAGCTTCGTCGAACTCGGCGCGCGACAACGGGCGAAAGCCTTGCTCGATGCCGGCAGCTTTCGCGAATTGCTCGATCCGTTTCAACGGGTGATGTCGCCGTGGCTCGAACGTCAGGGCGTGGTACCGCAAGCCGATGACGGCGTGGTGATTGCCAAGGGTAGTCTCGACGGTTTGCCGGTGGTTGTTGCCGCGATTGAAGGCGCGTTTCAGGGCGGCAGCCTTGGCGAAGTCGGCGGGGCGAAGATTGCCGGCGCGCTGGAACTGGCCGCTGAAGACAATCGCAAAGGCATCCCGACGCGCGCGGTGTTGCTGCTGGAAACCGGCGGCGTGCGCTTGCAGGAGGCCAATCTCGGGCTGGCGGCGATTGCTGATATTCATGCGGCGATTGTCGATTTGCAGCAGTACCAACCGGTGGTTGGCGTGGTGGCGGGTAGCGTTGGTTGCTTTGGCGGCATGTCGATTGCGGCGGCGCTGTGCAGCTATTTGCTGGTGACTCAGGAAGCACGACTCGGTTTGAACGGCCCGCAGGTGATTGAACAGGAGGCGGGGATCGAAGAATACGATTCTCGCGACCGGCCATTCATCTGGAGCCTGACTGGCGGCGAGCAGCGGTTTGCCAGTGGTCTGGTGGATCGTTATGTCGCTGATGACGTGGCGAAGATTCGTCAGCAGGTCGGTGAATTACTGCAGCAAGGTTTGCCAGCGCAACCGCGTAGCCAGCGCGCCGACTGGTTCCTGCAACGCCTGAGCAGTCTGAACACTGACCCGCAAATCGAACCGTCGGTGGTTCGCGATCTGTATCAAGGAGAGCGCTCATGA
- a CDS encoding triphosphoribosyl-dephospho-CoA synthase — MHAFNLQAKPLSLADRLADLAVDALIDEADLSPKPALVDRRGNGAHTDLHLGLMHASALSLWPAFKEMAEAAVAIGEVDSTLREAIGRIGREGEQAMLSTTNGVNTHRGAIWALGLLVTAAALEPQSSSANAVSLRAARLALLDDRYAPKPLSHGAQVALRYGARGAREEAQLGFPSVLQRGLPQLKRSRGNGHGEQNARLDALLAIMTDLADTCVLYRAGEEGLQAMQHGAQAVLDAGGSASLSGRRRLHELDQQLIALNASPGGAADLLAATLLLDRIERDGISQGAF; from the coding sequence ATGCACGCATTTAACCTGCAAGCGAAACCGCTTTCTCTGGCTGATCGATTGGCCGATCTGGCGGTGGACGCGTTGATCGACGAAGCCGATCTGTCGCCGAAACCGGCGTTGGTCGACCGTCGCGGCAACGGCGCGCACACCGATCTGCACCTGGGCCTGATGCACGCTTCGGCGCTGTCGTTGTGGCCGGCGTTCAAGGAGATGGCTGAAGCGGCGGTTGCAATCGGTGAAGTCGATTCAACGTTGCGCGAAGCGATTGGCCGCATCGGTCGTGAAGGCGAGCAAGCCATGCTTTCGACCACCAACGGCGTGAACACCCATCGCGGCGCCATTTGGGCGCTGGGATTATTGGTGACGGCCGCTGCACTGGAACCGCAATCTTCCAGCGCCAACGCGGTATCTCTGCGCGCCGCGCGCCTAGCCTTACTAGATGACCGCTACGCACCAAAACCACTGAGCCACGGCGCCCAAGTCGCCCTGCGTTACGGCGCACGCGGTGCCCGAGAAGAGGCGCAGCTCGGCTTCCCCTCGGTGTTGCAACGCGGCCTGCCACAACTCAAACGCAGCCGCGGCAACGGCCACGGCGAACAGAACGCCAGGCTCGACGCCTTGCTCGCGATCATGACTGACCTGGCCGACACCTGCGTGCTCTACCGCGCGGGCGAAGAGGGTTTGCAAGCCATGCAACACGGCGCGCAAGCGGTGCTCGACGCCGGTGGCAGCGCCAGCCTCAGCGGGCGTCGACGCCTGCACGAACTGGATCAACAACTCATCGCATTGAATGCCTCGCCCGGTGGCGCCGCCGACTTGCTCGCCGCCACGCTGCTGCTTGATCGCATCGAGCGCGACGGTATCTCTCAGGGAGCGTTTTGA
- a CDS encoding malonate decarboxylase holo-ACP synthase, with translation MVSTPLAHDLLWGMTPAQLPADAPQWAVESLAAGQPVVVRRALSEEGFIAVGVRGVLREQRLAAFMPVDSIACRVSPEALCHIDCERDLPVMHALKQLRPMLDDCGWVWGVSGSVGFELASGFIAMHAASDLDLILRTPQLITRNQARKLVELFDQAVCRVDLQLQTPFGAVALREWASGSARVLLKNAHQACLVIDPWNPQEQAA, from the coding sequence GTGGTGAGCACGCCTCTGGCCCACGACCTGCTATGGGGCATGACCCCGGCGCAGTTGCCGGCGGATGCGCCGCAGTGGGCAGTCGAGTCGCTGGCCGCCGGGCAACCGGTGGTGGTGCGGCGGGCGTTGAGCGAAGAGGGTTTTATCGCAGTGGGCGTACGAGGAGTGTTGCGCGAGCAGCGGTTGGCGGCGTTTATGCCGGTCGATTCTATTGCCTGTCGGGTCAGTCCCGAGGCGCTTTGTCATATCGATTGCGAGCGTGATTTGCCGGTCATGCACGCGCTCAAACAACTGCGGCCAATGCTCGACGATTGCGGTTGGGTCTGGGGTGTCAGTGGCAGTGTCGGGTTTGAATTGGCCAGTGGTTTTATCGCGATGCACGCGGCCAGCGATCTCGATCTGATCCTGCGTACGCCGCAACTGATCACCCGCAATCAGGCACGCAAACTGGTCGAGCTTTTCGATCAGGCCGTGTGCCGGGTCGACCTGCAATTGCAGACGCCGTTCGGTGCTGTGGCGTTGCGTGAATGGGCCAGCGGCTCGGCGCGCGTGCTGCTGAAAAATGCTCATCAGGCCTGTCTGGTGATTGATCCGTGGAACCCTCAGGAGCAGGCAGCGTGA
- the mdcH gene encoding malonate decarboxylase subunit epsilon — MSSLLVLPGQGAQQAGMLQRLPRETLVEASDVLGEDVLLLDSAQALRTTRAVQLCLLIAGVAASRQLLQDGLTADYVAGLSIGAYPAAVVAGALSFSDALHLVSLRGELMQQAYPQGYGMTAIIGLQLSTVETLLAQVHSEDSPVYLANINADNQVVIAGSDEAMQAVAELARSRGAGLAKRLAVSVPSHCPLLEKPAQTLAEAFAKVELKTAKIAYLSGSRARPVTNVEALRDDLAFNMCRVVDWRGTVQSAYERGVRLQIELPPGAVLTGLARRVFEQGTVTAFDSARLDTLQALLREEGGRQL, encoded by the coding sequence GTGAGCAGCTTGTTGGTACTCCCCGGCCAGGGCGCGCAGCAAGCGGGCATGCTTCAGCGCTTGCCTCGCGAAACCTTGGTCGAAGCCAGTGATGTGCTTGGCGAAGATGTTTTGTTGCTGGATTCTGCTCAAGCATTGCGCACGACAAGGGCGGTTCAGCTCTGCCTGCTAATCGCTGGAGTTGCTGCTTCACGGCAGCTGTTGCAGGACGGACTCACGGCGGATTACGTCGCCGGCCTGTCCATCGGCGCTTACCCGGCAGCGGTGGTTGCCGGCGCTTTGAGCTTCAGCGATGCACTGCATCTCGTCAGCCTGCGCGGTGAGTTGATGCAGCAAGCTTATCCACAAGGCTACGGCATGACCGCGATCATCGGCCTGCAATTATCCACAGTCGAAACGCTGCTGGCGCAGGTACATAGCGAAGATTCGCCGGTGTATCTCGCCAACATCAACGCCGACAATCAGGTTGTGATTGCCGGCAGTGACGAGGCGATGCAAGCGGTGGCCGAACTGGCGCGCAGTCGTGGCGCCGGTCTGGCAAAACGTTTGGCAGTGAGCGTGCCGTCGCACTGCCCATTGCTGGAAAAACCGGCGCAAACCCTCGCCGAAGCCTTCGCCAAGGTCGAGCTGAAAACCGCGAAAATCGCTTACCTGAGCGGTAGCCGCGCGCGCCCTGTGACCAACGTCGAAGCGCTGCGCGACGACCTCGCCTTCAACATGTGCCGCGTGGTGGATTGGCGCGGCACCGTACAAAGCGCCTACGAGCGCGGCGTACGTTTACAGATCGAACTGCCGCCCGGTGCGGTGCTGACCGGGCTGGCGCGCCGGGTGTTCGAACAGGGCACGGTCACTGCCTTCGACAGTGCTCGTCTCGACACCCTGCAAGCGCTGTTGCGTGAGGAGGGTGGCCGCCAACTCTAA
- a CDS encoding LysR substrate-binding domain-containing protein, protein MLIDEELTLKKLEVFLAFMRTGNLARAAAELQTSNVSVHRAIHSLESALRCPLFKHEGRNLTPLESAYVLEERAQKLINDVVESVRLTREAAGFSAERFKLGSLYSLTVKTVPQLIMGLKIRRSELNIDLILGSNIDLLYKLKNMEVDAILVSLDDSINDPDCEQIALFSDDIFLATPADSKFAQRSEVDLAEVRDETFITLTQGFATHQDGNRVFKQAGFEPKVAMQVNDIFTLLSMVSSGVGYALLPGRIAAVYENRVKLIPLQEKYRLQQHIGVVFLKAKERDPNLLALLAECRMYANRQTGV, encoded by the coding sequence ATGCTGATCGACGAAGAATTGACCCTGAAAAAACTCGAGGTGTTCCTCGCTTTCATGCGCACCGGCAACCTCGCCCGTGCTGCTGCCGAGCTGCAGACCAGCAATGTCAGCGTGCACCGCGCGATTCACTCGCTGGAAAGCGCCCTGCGCTGCCCACTGTTCAAGCACGAAGGCCGCAACCTGACGCCGCTGGAAAGCGCTTATGTGCTCGAAGAGCGCGCACAGAAGCTGATCAACGACGTCGTCGAAAGCGTACGCCTGACCCGCGAAGCCGCCGGGTTCTCGGCTGAACGCTTCAAACTTGGCTCGCTGTATTCGCTGACGGTGAAAACCGTACCGCAACTGATCATGGGCCTGAAGATCCGCCGCAGCGAACTCAACATCGACCTGATCCTCGGCTCGAATATCGACCTGCTGTACAAGCTGAAAAACATGGAAGTCGACGCGATTCTGGTGTCGCTGGACGACAGCATCAACGACCCGGATTGCGAGCAGATTGCGCTGTTCTCCGACGACATCTTCCTCGCCACCCCGGCGGATTCGAAGTTTGCTCAGCGAAGTGAAGTGGATCTGGCTGAGGTGCGCGATGAAACATTTATCACCCTGACCCAGGGCTTTGCTACGCATCAGGACGGTAACCGGGTGTTCAAGCAGGCGGGGTTCGAGCCGAAAGTGGCGATGCAGGTGAATGACATTTTCACGCTGTTGAGCATGGTCAGCTCGGGGGTGGGTTATGCGTTGCTGCCGGGGCGGATTGCGGCGGTGTATGAGAATCGGGTGAAGCTGATCCCGTTGCAGGAGAAGTATCGGTTGCAGCAGCACATTGGGGTGGTGTTTTTGAAGGCCAAGGAGAGGGATCCGAATTTGCTGGCGTTGTTGGCGGAGTGTCGGATGTATGCCAATCGCCAGACTGGGGTTTAG
- the madM gene encoding malonate transporter subunit MadM, with amino-acid sequence MWDLIEKGLEHNGLVTAFAFVGVIMWVSVVLSKRLTFGRIHGSAIAIVIGLVLAWVGGTMTGGQKGLADLTLFSGIGLMGGAMLRDFAIVATAFEVQATEAKKAGMIGVVALLLGTILPFIVGACMAWAFGYRDAVSMTTIGAGAVTYIVGPVTGAAIGATSDVMALSIATGLIKAILVMVGTPVAARWMGLDNPRSAMVFGGLAGTVSGVTAGLAATDRRLVPYGALTATFHTGLGCLLGPSLLFFIVRGIVG; translated from the coding sequence ATGTGGGATCTCATCGAGAAAGGTCTGGAACACAACGGGCTGGTTACCGCATTCGCCTTCGTCGGCGTGATCATGTGGGTGTCAGTGGTGCTCTCCAAGCGCCTGACATTCGGGCGCATTCACGGCTCGGCGATTGCCATCGTCATCGGGCTGGTACTGGCGTGGGTCGGCGGCACCATGACCGGTGGCCAGAAAGGCTTGGCGGATCTGACGTTGTTCTCCGGTATCGGCCTGATGGGCGGGGCGATGCTGCGTGACTTTGCGATTGTGGCCACGGCGTTTGAAGTGCAGGCGACCGAGGCGAAGAAGGCCGGGATGATTGGTGTGGTTGCGCTGCTGCTGGGCACGATTCTGCCGTTTATTGTCGGCGCGTGCATGGCCTGGGCGTTCGGTTATCGCGATGCGGTGAGCATGACCACCATCGGCGCGGGCGCGGTGACCTACATTGTCGGGCCGGTGACCGGTGCAGCGATTGGCGCGACGTCGGATGTGATGGCGTTGTCGATTGCCACCGGGTTGATCAAGGCGATTCTTGTGATGGTCGGCACGCCGGTCGCGGCGCGCTGGATGGGCCTGGATAACCCGCGTTCGGCGATGGTATTTGGTGGGCTGGCCGGGACTGTCAGCGGCGTGACTGCTGGGTTGGCGGCGACGGATCGGCGGTTGGTGCCTTATGGGGCGTTGACGGCGACGTTCCATACCGGGCTTGGGTGCTTGCTTGGGCCATCGCTGTTGTTTTTCATTGTTCGCGGGATTGTGGGCTGA
- the mdcE gene encoding biotin-independent malonate decarboxylase subunit gamma, whose protein sequence is MSGYSLRGLNWFNALSAGAVAVEGLPPSLRVADSELGRFIAVVADPDNRFPRARNGEVGLLEGWGLAKAVDDAISVDRDKAQKRPIIAIVDVPSQAYGRREEALGIHQALAGAADSYARARLAGHPVIALLVGKAMSGAFLAHGYQANRLIALRDPGVMVHAMGKASAARVTLRSVEELEALAASVPPMAYDIDSYASLGLLWETLSVEQIEQPTADDLLRVNECLKQAISDVSSTDLSNRLGAKNRAASSKVRELLSAQW, encoded by the coding sequence ATGAGCGGTTATTCGCTGCGTGGTTTGAACTGGTTCAACGCCTTGAGCGCGGGCGCTGTCGCGGTCGAAGGGCTGCCGCCATCGTTGAGGGTTGCTGACAGTGAGCTGGGGCGTTTTATCGCTGTGGTCGCTGACCCGGACAATCGTTTTCCTCGCGCTCGCAATGGCGAAGTCGGCTTGCTCGAAGGTTGGGGTCTGGCCAAGGCTGTGGATGATGCGATCAGCGTTGATCGCGATAAAGCGCAGAAACGTCCGATCATCGCCATCGTCGATGTGCCGAGCCAGGCTTATGGTCGGCGCGAAGAAGCCCTCGGCATTCATCAGGCGCTGGCCGGTGCGGCGGACAGTTATGCCCGTGCGCGTTTGGCCGGGCATCCGGTGATTGCGTTGTTGGTCGGTAAGGCGATGTCCGGGGCGTTTCTGGCGCATGGTTATCAGGCCAATCGTTTGATTGCGCTGCGTGATCCGGGTGTGATGGTGCACGCGATGGGCAAGGCGTCGGCGGCGCGGGTGACGTTGCGTAGTGTTGAAGAATTGGAAGCGCTGGCCGCCAGTGTGCCGCCGATGGCTTATGACATCGACAGTTATGCGAGTCTCGGATTGCTCTGGGAAACCCTGTCGGTGGAGCAGATTGAACAGCCGACCGCGGATGATCTCTTAAGGGTGAATGAATGCCTTAAGCAAGCCATCAGCGATGTCTCCAGCACTGACTTGAGCAATCGCCTCGGCGCGAAAAATCGTGCGGCCTCCAGCAAGGTTCGCGAACTGCTGAGTGCGCAGTGGTGA
- the madL gene encoding malonate transporter subunit MadL — MIIYGVALLAICTLAGVIMGDMLGVLLGVKSNVGGVGIAMILLICARLWMQKRGGMTKECEMGVGFWGAMYIPVVVAMAAQQNVVTALHGGPVAVLAAIGSVVVCGCTIALISRTHKGEPLPDEPAEISPVGTPVGGR, encoded by the coding sequence ATGATTATTTACGGTGTGGCGCTGCTCGCGATCTGTACGCTGGCAGGGGTGATCATGGGTGACATGCTCGGCGTGTTGTTGGGCGTCAAATCCAATGTCGGCGGGGTCGGCATCGCCATGATCCTGCTGATCTGCGCGCGGTTGTGGATGCAGAAGCGCGGCGGCATGACCAAGGAATGCGAGATGGGCGTCGGCTTCTGGGGCGCGATGTACATTCCGGTGGTGGTGGCGATGGCGGCGCAACAGAACGTTGTCACTGCGCTGCACGGCGGGCCTGTGGCGGTGCTGGCGGCGATTGGTTCGGTGGTGGTCTGTGGTTGCACGATTGCCTTGATTAGCCGCACGCATAAAGGCGAGCCATTGCCCGACGAACCGGCGGAAATCTCCCCGGTCGGCACCCCAGTAGGAGGCCGCTGA
- the mdcA gene encoding malonate decarboxylase subunit alpha, protein MTTTISPDSRWTRRRDEKQRRLDKVRGLADGVVLPTDKIVAALEALIHPGDRVVLEGNNQKQADFLSRSLAKADPEKLHDLHMIMPSVGRSEHLDLFERGIARKLDFSFAGTQSLRISQLLEDGLLEIGAIHTYIELYARLVVDLIPNVVLSAGFMADRAGNIYTGPSTEDTPALIEPAAFSDGIVIVQVNQLVDDVSELPRVDIPASWVDFVVVADKPFYIEPLFTRDPRHIKPVHVLMAMMAIRGIYEKHNVQSLNHGIGFNTAAIELILPTYGESLGLKGKICRNWTLNPHPTLIPAIESGWVESVHCFGTELGMENYIAARPDVFFTGRDGSLRSNRMFCQLAGQYAVDLFIGATLQVDGDGHSSTVTRGRLAGFGGAPNMGHDPRGRRHGTPAWLDMRHDDSQQPMLERGKKLVVQMVETFQEGGKPTFVETLDAVEVAKKSGMPLAPIMIYGDDVTHLLTEEGIAYLYKARSLEERQAMIAAVAGVTAIGLRHNPKDTERMRREGLIALPEDLGIRRTDATRELLAAKSVADLVEWSGGLYNPPAKFRSW, encoded by the coding sequence ATGACAACAACAATTTCCCCCGACTCGCGCTGGACGCGGCGGCGCGATGAGAAGCAGCGCCGCCTCGACAAGGTGCGCGGGCTGGCCGACGGTGTGGTGTTGCCCACCGACAAGATCGTCGCCGCGCTCGAAGCGCTGATCCATCCCGGCGACCGTGTGGTGCTGGAGGGCAACAACCAGAAGCAGGCGGATTTCCTCTCCCGTTCGCTGGCCAAAGCCGACCCGGAAAAGCTCCACGACCTGCACATGATCATGCCCAGCGTCGGTCGCTCCGAGCACCTCGACCTGTTCGAGCGCGGCATCGCCCGCAAGCTCGATTTCTCCTTCGCCGGCACCCAGAGCCTGCGCATCAGCCAGTTGCTCGAAGACGGCCTGCTGGAAATCGGCGCGATTCATACCTACATCGAACTCTACGCGCGGCTGGTGGTGGACCTGATCCCCAACGTCGTGCTCTCGGCCGGTTTCATGGCCGACCGCGCCGGCAACATCTACACCGGCCCCAGTACCGAAGACACCCCGGCATTGATCGAACCCGCCGCATTCAGCGACGGCATCGTCATCGTCCAGGTCAACCAATTGGTCGACGACGTCAGCGAACTGCCGCGCGTCGACATCCCGGCGTCGTGGGTCGATTTCGTCGTGGTGGCCGACAAGCCGTTCTACATCGAACCGCTGTTCACCCGCGACCCACGCCACATCAAACCGGTGCACGTGTTGATGGCGATGATGGCGATCCGTGGCATCTACGAAAAACACAACGTGCAATCGCTCAACCACGGCATCGGTTTCAACACCGCCGCCATCGAACTGATCCTGCCGACCTACGGCGAATCCCTCGGCCTCAAAGGCAAGATCTGCCGCAACTGGACGCTCAACCCGCACCCGACTTTGATCCCGGCGATCGAGAGCGGCTGGGTCGAAAGCGTGCATTGCTTCGGCACCGAACTGGGTATGGAAAACTACATCGCCGCGCGCCCGGACGTGTTCTTCACCGGCCGCGACGGTTCGCTGCGTTCCAACCGGATGTTCTGCCAGCTCGCCGGGCAATACGCGGTGGACCTGTTTATCGGCGCGACTTTGCAGGTCGATGGCGACGGCCATTCCTCGACCGTGACCCGTGGCCGCCTCGCCGGTTTCGGCGGCGCGCCGAACATGGGCCATGACCCGCGCGGTCGCCGTCACGGCACCCCAGCGTGGCTCGATATGCGTCATGACGACTCGCAGCAACCGATGCTCGAACGCGGCAAGAAACTCGTGGTGCAAATGGTCGAGACCTTCCAGGAGGGCGGCAAACCGACCTTTGTCGAAACCCTCGACGCGGTCGAAGTGGCGAAGAAAAGCGGCATGCCGCTGGCGCCGATCATGATCTACGGCGACGACGTCACCCACCTGCTCACCGAAGAAGGCATCGCCTACCTGTACAAGGCGCGCTCGCTGGAAGAGCGCCAGGCGATGATCGCTGCGGTCGCGGGAGTCACCGCCATCGGCCTGCGCCACAACCCGAAAGACACCGAACGTATGCGCCGCGAAGGCCTGATCGCCTTGCCCGAAGACCTCGGCATCCGCCGCACCGACGCCACTCGCGAATTGCTCGCGGCGAAGAGCGTGGCCGATCTGGTCGAGTGGTCCGGCGGCCTGTACAACCCGCCCGCCAAATTCAGGAGCTGGTAA
- a CDS encoding malonate decarboxylase subunit delta has translation METLSFEFPAGQPPRGRALVGCVGSGDLEVLIEPGLAGKLTINVQTSVNGAQLRWQHLFARMFDGTTPPAMAIDIHDFDATPGVVRLRLEQGFEEIGHD, from the coding sequence ATGGAAACCCTATCGTTTGAATTCCCCGCCGGGCAGCCGCCACGCGGTCGTGCGCTGGTCGGTTGTGTCGGCTCGGGTGATCTGGAAGTGCTGATCGAACCGGGCCTGGCCGGCAAGCTGACGATCAATGTGCAGACCTCGGTCAACGGCGCGCAGCTGCGCTGGCAGCATCTGTTTGCGCGGATGTTCGACGGCACCACGCCGCCGGCGATGGCCATCGATATCCACGATTTCGACGCGACGCCGGGGGTGGTGCGTTTGCGTCTGGAACAAGGTTTCGAGGAGATCGGCCATGACTGA